A genomic region of Rickettsiales bacterium contains the following coding sequences:
- the trmFO gene encoding methylenetetrahydrofolate--tRNA-(uracil(54)-C(5))-methyltransferase (FADH(2)-oxidizing) TrmFO — MNPIHVIGSGLAGSEAAWQIAQAGKSVILHEMRPLVKTDAHQTDKSAELVCSNSFRSDDHVNNAVGLLHEEMRRCGSLIMREADKHKLPAGSALAVDREGFSQGVTEALQSHPMITLVREEISKLPSPEFGETIIATGPLTSAKLSESILKVTGEAYLSFFDAIAPIVLKDTIDMNVAWFQSRYNKGDGADYINLPMSETQYYAFIDALIAGEKTEFKEWEKNTPYFEGCLPIEVMAERGRETLRFGPMKPVGLDNPHNSERPYAVVQLRQDNKLGTIYNMVGFQTKLKYGEQQRVFRMIPGLENAEFVRLGGLHRNTFINSPRLLTEDLRLKAAPHIRFAGQVTGVEGYVESAATGLLAGRFAAGKMTPPPATTALGGLLNHITGGAESKHFQPMNINFGLLPPLQGKIRKDERAARMTGRAKEDLSGWI, encoded by the coding sequence AAACCGACAAAAGCGCCGAGCTTGTCTGCTCCAACTCTTTCCGCTCAGACGATCACGTGAACAACGCCGTCGGCCTGCTGCATGAGGAAATGCGCCGCTGCGGCTCGCTCATCATGCGTGAGGCAGATAAACATAAACTCCCTGCAGGCTCCGCGCTTGCCGTAGACCGTGAAGGATTTTCGCAAGGCGTGACGGAAGCGCTTCAGAGCCACCCGATGATCACCCTCGTGCGCGAGGAAATCAGCAAATTACCCTCACCGGAATTTGGCGAAACTATTATCGCCACCGGTCCGCTCACTTCTGCAAAGCTTTCCGAATCCATTCTGAAAGTGACGGGCGAAGCCTATCTTTCCTTCTTCGATGCAATCGCCCCTATCGTGCTCAAAGACACGATCGATATGAATGTCGCCTGGTTCCAGTCGCGCTATAATAAAGGTGACGGTGCGGACTATATCAACCTGCCGATGTCCGAAACCCAATATTATGCTTTCATCGATGCGCTGATCGCAGGCGAAAAGACCGAGTTCAAGGAATGGGAAAAGAACACACCGTATTTTGAAGGCTGCCTGCCGATTGAAGTCATGGCGGAACGCGGGCGCGAAACATTACGCTTCGGCCCGATGAAACCCGTTGGCTTAGACAATCCGCACAATAGCGAACGGCCTTATGCCGTCGTGCAGCTGCGACAGGACAACAAACTCGGCACGATCTACAATATGGTCGGTTTCCAGACGAAATTGAAATACGGCGAGCAGCAGCGTGTGTTCCGCATGATACCGGGACTGGAGAACGCTGAGTTCGTGCGCCTGGGCGGCCTGCACCGCAACACCTTCATCAATAGCCCGAGATTGCTGACCGAAGATCTGCGCCTGAAAGCTGCACCGCATATCCGTTTTGCAGGACAGGTCACAGGCGTGGAAGGTTACGTTGAAAGCGCAGCCACCGGTTTACTCGCAGGCCGTTTCGCTGCCGGAAAGATGACTCCTCCTCCCGCCACCACAGCACTGGGTGGATTACTGAATCACATCACGGGCGGCGCGGAAAGCAAGCATTTCCAGCCGATGAATATCAATTTCGGCCTGCTTCCACCACTACAAGGAAAAATTCGCAAAGACGAACGCGCCGCACGCATGACAGGACGCGCAAAAGAAGATCTGTCCGGGTGGATATAA
- a CDS encoding cell division/cell wall cluster transcriptional repressor MraZ, with protein MLFLSTFQNKIDKKGRISVPATFRAALAKDTEFSGIIAYASFINRCVEACSIARIRKLSERIETLDPFSEERDAFATTILGGSVQLPFDGEGRVMLPEHLIEVAGIAETAIFVGKGETFEIWEPAAFAEYSARARDIAREKRLRLRSEGATQ; from the coding sequence ATGCTTTTCCTATCCACATTCCAGAACAAGATCGACAAGAAAGGCCGCATTTCCGTACCTGCGACCTTCCGCGCCGCGCTTGCCAAGGATACGGAATTCTCCGGGATCATCGCATATGCATCCTTTATTAACCGCTGTGTTGAGGCCTGCAGCATCGCCCGCATCCGCAAACTGTCCGAGCGCATTGAAACGCTGGATCCTTTCTCTGAAGAACGCGATGCATTTGCCACCACCATCCTGGGCGGCAGCGTACAGCTCCCTTTTGACGGCGAAGGCCGCGTCATGCTGCCCGAACATCTGATCGAAGTTGCAGGCATTGCCGAAACGGCCATCTTTGTCGGCAAGGGCGAAACTTTTGAAATATGGGAACCGGCCGCATTCGCCGAATACTCAGCGCGCGCTCGCGACATCGCTCGCGAAAAGCGCCTGCGTTTGCGCAGTGAAGGAGCCACCCAATGA
- a CDS encoding YfiR family protein, with amino-acid sequence MRRIFSILMLALIWCTCTLVPAIADEESGKEVAQYRIRIAFIYNFLKFVDWPGAVTPKTSNAATVCIVGDKDFSNYFTSFEQAHRQNFAVTINTTASGNALESCHVLFVGKDAEDSISSLLSHVVHHPVLSISESKGFADEGGIIEMVTVGKSIGLFSKDKINLRINLKSAEASGLSIDARLLQIAAEVIK; translated from the coding sequence ATGCGCAGAATATTTTCAATTCTCATGCTTGCTCTGATCTGGTGTACGTGTACGCTCGTTCCTGCCATAGCGGATGAAGAGAGCGGCAAGGAAGTTGCGCAGTACCGTATCCGAATCGCATTCATTTATAACTTTCTCAAGTTTGTCGACTGGCCGGGCGCCGTAACGCCTAAGACCAGCAATGCGGCGACAGTCTGCATTGTCGGCGATAAGGATTTCAGTAATTATTTTACTAGCTTCGAACAGGCCCATCGGCAGAATTTTGCAGTGACGATTAATACTACTGCTTCCGGGAATGCGCTTGAGTCATGTCATGTGCTGTTTGTCGGCAAGGACGCCGAAGACTCTATCTCCTCACTGCTTTCACATGTGGTGCACCATCCTGTGCTCAGCATCAGCGAATCGAAAGGGTTTGCGGATGAAGGTGGCATCATCGAAATGGTTACGGTGGGGAAAAGTATTGGGCTTTTTTCCAAGGATAAAATCAATCTGCGTATCAACCTGAAGTCGGCGGAAGCCAGCGGACTCAGTATTGATGCGAGGCTGCTGCAGATCGCAGCGGAAGTCATCAAGTAG
- a CDS encoding TonB-dependent receptor, whose amino-acid sequence MRNNLLMAFLLTSALCSLSEMAVAQESDLSNDSDLLNMSLQQLVNMDVTSVSKRDEKASQAPAALYVITQEDIRRSGMQSVPELLRMVPGLQVAQAGSNEWAIASRGFDGQFSNKLLVLIDGRTVYSPVFSGVFWDVQNLILEDIDRIEVIRGPGATLWGANAVNGVINIITKNAKDTQGTLVSAATGTQERVSTSARYGGTSGNLAYRTYAQYFDYNQQHNLNGKGAGDAWDNGQGGFRMDWNGAGKDTGTLQGDVYQGKENAIRTLPVTSTVSPSRFQLVNDTDHVSGMNVLGRWKHEFSSTSDITLQAYYDDTVRELFDYAANGTSFHTQTTDFDFQHNWTPNKYNEVTWGLGYRRITSITGNDFYVSFQPENYYENLYSSFLQDKISIVQNKLFLTVGSKFEHNDFSGFEYEPSARITWLPSDTQTVWAAVSKAVHTPNQSNQDLSLVLAVPSGNTVVAEKGNPFADSEDVLSYELGYRVMPREDLSVDVTGYYNYYHDLASLSSGATSTRFDPFMGTYTYAPQVVGNANSGETHGVELASTWQATKNIKFNGSYTIYVSHLDIIGSSLVTRQGNAPNQQFSLRSYVDLPHNMQWDTMVYHVDQLPNVQSAAPTSVPAYTRLDMRLGWVPMSGVDLSLIGQNLLRSEHQEFTGFIYQAPIEVGRSVLAKATVRF is encoded by the coding sequence ATGCGTAATAATCTGTTGATGGCGTTTCTTTTGACAAGTGCGCTTTGTAGCTTATCCGAAATGGCGGTTGCTCAGGAAAGCGATCTGAGTAATGACAGCGACTTGCTTAATATGTCATTACAGCAGTTGGTCAATATGGATGTCACCTCGGTATCCAAAAGGGATGAAAAAGCGTCGCAGGCTCCTGCGGCGCTTTATGTTATTACGCAGGAAGATATCCGCCGTTCCGGTATGCAGAGCGTACCTGAATTACTGCGCATGGTGCCGGGATTGCAGGTGGCGCAAGCAGGTTCCAATGAATGGGCGATTGCTTCACGCGGGTTTGACGGCCAGTTTTCCAACAAGCTGCTGGTGCTGATTGACGGCAGAACCGTATATTCTCCGGTGTTTTCAGGTGTGTTCTGGGATGTACAGAATTTGATACTGGAAGATATTGACCGTATTGAGGTGATCCGCGGACCGGGGGCAACGCTCTGGGGAGCGAATGCGGTCAATGGCGTAATCAATATTATCACGAAGAATGCGAAAGACACTCAAGGCACTCTTGTTTCAGCAGCGACGGGAACGCAGGAGCGTGTTTCCACCAGTGCGCGTTATGGTGGTACGTCCGGCAACCTGGCGTATCGTACCTATGCCCAGTATTTTGACTATAACCAGCAGCACAACCTGAATGGAAAGGGTGCAGGCGATGCCTGGGATAACGGGCAGGGCGGTTTCCGCATGGACTGGAATGGAGCCGGCAAAGATACGGGAACATTGCAAGGGGATGTCTATCAGGGCAAAGAAAATGCAATACGCACATTACCTGTGACTTCCACTGTTTCACCTTCACGGTTTCAGTTAGTGAACGATACGGACCATGTAAGCGGTATGAATGTGCTGGGACGCTGGAAGCATGAGTTCAGCAGCACCTCGGATATCACACTACAGGCTTACTATGACGATACGGTGCGTGAGCTTTTCGATTATGCAGCCAATGGAACGAGCTTCCATACTCAGACAACGGATTTCGACTTTCAGCATAACTGGACACCTAATAAATATAATGAAGTGACATGGGGGCTTGGATATCGCCGTATTACCAGTATTACCGGCAATGATTTCTATGTCAGTTTTCAGCCGGAAAATTATTATGAGAATCTGTACAGCAGCTTCCTTCAGGACAAAATTTCCATTGTGCAGAACAAATTGTTCCTGACGGTTGGCAGCAAGTTCGAGCATAATGATTTCAGCGGATTCGAATATGAACCGAGCGCCAGGATTACCTGGCTGCCTTCCGACACACAGACCGTGTGGGCAGCGGTTTCCAAGGCTGTCCATACACCGAACCAATCCAACCAGGATCTGAGCCTTGTGCTGGCGGTGCCTTCAGGCAATACGGTGGTTGCTGAAAAAGGCAATCCCTTTGCTGATTCAGAAGATGTGCTCTCGTATGAGCTTGGTTACCGCGTAATGCCGCGCGAAGATCTCTCGGTAGATGTGACGGGATATTATAATTATTATCACGATCTAGCCTCTCTTTCGAGTGGTGCTACCAGCACAAGGTTCGATCCTTTCATGGGCACTTATACGTACGCTCCTCAGGTTGTGGGTAACGCTAATAGCGGTGAAACACACGGCGTGGAACTCGCGTCTACATGGCAGGCAACCAAAAATATTAAGTTCAACGGCAGTTACACGATATATGTTTCGCATCTGGATATTATTGGTAGCAGTCTTGTCACGAGGCAAGGTAATGCTCCAAACCAGCAGTTCAGCCTGCGTTCCTATGTGGATCTGCCGCATAATATGCAGTGGGATACAATGGTGTATCACGTAGACCAACTGCCGAATGTGCAGTCAGCAGCGCCAACTTCCGTGCCAGCTTATACACGACTGGATATGCGTCTTGGCTGGGTGCCGATGAGTGGCGTGGATTTAAGCCTGATTGGCCAGAATCTGCTGAGGTCCGAACACCAGGAATTCACTGGCTTCATTTATCAGGCTCCCATTGAAGTCGGCAGAAGCGTGCTTGCCAAGGCCACGGTGCGGTTCTGA
- a CDS encoding ATP-binding protein, translated as MMKHATIKKRLTLLITVVSGVAIILTTIIITLIGIYNMRESLLSQLEDTAVNVGKSNLAYISFDQKDAATNNLRDVFSSKPSILRVCMYDASAVPAAAYFSSSVQDKTCPDINGRSEGVGDYEGNALVIKHLDNNGMLVASIVLESDMREIRAYLIKQIFLALAIIIVIGMGSSLFALGVQGTISQPILALADTARRVTVEEDFSLRMAQEYVPVGGRSDNEIDMLIDAFNAMLDEIQARDRKLLRQNEELGKAKKDAESASIAKSHFLANVSHELRTPLNAIIGFSSVFKEQLFGKLGSEKYLEYANDINSAGSHLLDIINDILDLSKAESGKMVLMFERVDIVGAISKCIRIMEKRAAECGVTITAELPEQTTPIIADRLRFSQIILNILSNAVKFTQSGGNVYMRVTPYMRGGIVTDFVITIRDSGIGMEKESISRVFQGFEQVDSGLNRRYGGTGLGLPLTRNLMALHYGSIAIDSEIGVGTEVTLHFIADPTYISELMDTGSTAEHMA; from the coding sequence ATGATGAAACATGCAACCATTAAAAAGCGTCTTACACTACTGATTACAGTAGTCAGCGGGGTTGCGATCATCCTGACGACGATCATCATTACGCTGATTGGTATATACAATATGCGCGAGAGCCTGCTTTCGCAGCTCGAAGATACAGCCGTTAACGTGGGCAAAAGCAATCTGGCTTATATCAGTTTCGACCAGAAAGACGCGGCGACCAATAATCTGCGTGATGTTTTCAGCTCCAAGCCTTCTATCCTGCGCGTATGCATGTATGATGCGAGTGCTGTTCCGGCGGCAGCTTATTTCAGTTCTTCCGTCCAGGATAAGACCTGCCCTGACATTAACGGGCGCTCCGAAGGGGTAGGGGATTACGAGGGCAATGCACTTGTGATCAAGCATCTGGACAATAACGGCATGCTGGTGGCTTCGATCGTGCTTGAATCCGATATGCGCGAGATCAGGGCGTATCTGATCAAGCAGATTTTTCTCGCTCTGGCGATTATCATCGTCATCGGCATGGGGTCTTCTTTGTTTGCGCTCGGTGTGCAGGGCACGATTTCCCAGCCGATACTTGCGCTTGCCGATACGGCGCGGCGTGTCACGGTGGAAGAAGATTTCTCGCTTCGCATGGCGCAGGAATATGTTCCTGTGGGCGGGCGCAGCGACAATGAAATTGACATGCTGATCGATGCATTCAATGCGATGTTGGATGAGATCCAGGCGCGTGATCGCAAGCTGTTGCGTCAGAATGAAGAGTTAGGCAAGGCGAAGAAAGATGCGGAAAGCGCAAGCATCGCCAAGTCGCATTTCCTGGCCAATGTGAGCCATGAACTGCGCACGCCGCTGAATGCGATTATCGGTTTCTCATCGGTCTTCAAAGAGCAGCTGTTCGGTAAGCTCGGCAGCGAGAAGTATCTTGAATATGCGAATGACATCAACAGCGCCGGCAGTCATCTGCTGGATATCATCAACGATATTCTGGATCTTTCCAAAGCGGAATCTGGCAAGATGGTCCTCATGTTCGAGCGCGTGGATATTGTCGGCGCCATCAGCAAGTGTATCCGCATTATGGAGAAGCGTGCGGCGGAATGCGGCGTTACCATTACAGCCGAGCTTCCGGAGCAGACCACTCCGATTATTGCCGACCGTCTGCGTTTCTCCCAGATCATTCTCAACATCCTGTCCAACGCCGTGAAGTTCACGCAGTCGGGCGGTAATGTGTATATGCGGGTAACTCCGTATATGCGCGGTGGCATTGTCACGGATTTTGTCATTACCATTCGTGATAGCGGCATAGGCATGGAGAAGGAAAGCATCTCCCGCGTATTCCAGGGCTTCGAACAGGTGGATAGCGGACTGAACCGCCGTTACGGCGGCACGGGTCTTGGCCTGCCGCTTACACGCAACCTGATGGCGCTGCATTACGGCAGTATTGCGATTGACAGCGAAATCGGCGTCGGTACGGAAGTGACGCTGCATTTCATTGCCGATCCCACTTATATCAGCGAGCTGATGGATACAGGCTCGACAGCAGAACATATGGCTTAA
- a CDS encoding TlpA disulfide reductase family protein yields MNRVLITLLLLIVCLPAQAAEPAAGKEAPALAGQDLSGHTVDLGKLRGQVVLVHFWATWCILCREEMQALDGFYRAHHEGGLEIIAVSLDRYSDRDKVKKVMEPYAFSAFMADDMHPNEFDTPHAIPLTYVIDRKGIIRLAVSPDLIPLNRKNLDRDVLPLLKK; encoded by the coding sequence ATGAATCGTGTTCTTATAACATTATTGCTGCTGATAGTCTGCCTGCCTGCGCAGGCAGCAGAACCCGCGGCAGGTAAGGAAGCACCTGCGCTGGCGGGGCAGGATTTAAGCGGACATACGGTAGATTTGGGTAAGCTCAGGGGGCAGGTGGTTCTGGTGCATTTCTGGGCGACCTGGTGTATTTTATGCCGTGAAGAGATGCAGGCGCTGGATGGGTTTTACCGTGCGCACCATGAAGGCGGACTGGAAATTATTGCAGTCAGCCTTGACCGTTACAGTGACCGCGACAAGGTGAAGAAGGTTATGGAGCCTTATGCATTCAGTGCTTTTATGGCAGACGATATGCATCCCAATGAATTCGATACTCCGCACGCTATTCCGCTGACTTATGTCATCGATCGAAAAGGGATCATTCGGCTGGCTGTTTCCCCGGACCTGATTCCGCTGAACCGGAAGAATCTGGATCGGGACGTGCTGCCGTTGCTTAAAAAATAA
- the rsmH gene encoding 16S rRNA (cytosine(1402)-N(4))-methyltransferase RsmH — translation MNDDKTTQAEKAPHTSVMLNEVLEAMQPADGEIYVDGTFGAGGYSRALLESSRCTVYAIDRDPNVSVMAEKLSKAFPGRFFWLMGNFSDMVNLLAQQGVTSVNGIVLDIGVSSMQLDNAERGFSFKHDGPLDMRMSGSGQSAFDIVNSADEKELADILYYYGEERKSRQIARAIVNARTEAPIARTRQLAEIIRRVLGSKDGLDPSTRTFQALRIKVNDELGELEQALSAAENLLAEGGRLVVVTFHSLEDRIVKQFFQSRSGETRGGSRHLPQIGATHKAAADHLPVFFLNRRKPVLPGTSELRSNPRARSAKLRVAIRSGYGK, via the coding sequence ATGAATGACGATAAGACAACACAAGCAGAAAAAGCTCCGCACACTTCCGTTATGTTGAATGAAGTGTTGGAGGCCATGCAGCCTGCCGACGGCGAAATTTATGTCGACGGCACGTTCGGCGCAGGCGGCTACAGCCGCGCACTGCTGGAATCTTCACGTTGCACCGTCTACGCCATTGATCGCGACCCCAACGTCTCCGTTATGGCGGAAAAACTCAGCAAAGCATTTCCCGGCCGCTTCTTCTGGCTGATGGGTAACTTCAGCGACATGGTAAACCTGCTCGCGCAGCAGGGCGTGACCTCCGTCAACGGCATCGTGCTCGATATCGGCGTCTCCTCCATGCAGTTGGATAATGCCGAGCGCGGTTTCTCCTTCAAGCATGACGGTCCGCTCGACATGCGCATGAGCGGCTCCGGTCAATCCGCATTCGATATCGTCAACAGTGCAGATGAAAAAGAGCTGGCCGATATACTCTATTATTACGGCGAAGAGCGCAAATCGCGCCAGATCGCCCGCGCCATTGTCAATGCCCGCACGGAAGCACCGATCGCGCGCACGCGGCAGCTGGCGGAAATTATTCGGCGCGTCCTGGGAAGCAAAGACGGTCTTGATCCGTCTACCCGCACCTTCCAGGCATTGCGCATTAAAGTAAATGACGAGCTGGGTGAACTGGAACAGGCTCTTTCCGCAGCAGAAAACCTGCTTGCGGAAGGCGGAAGACTTGTAGTGGTCACGTTCCATTCGCTCGAAGACCGCATCGTCAAACAGTTTTTTCAGTCGCGTTCTGGCGAGACTAGGGGAGGTTCGCGTCACCTGCCGCAAATCGGGGCAACCCACAAAGCGGCCGCTGATCACCTCCCCGTTTTTTTCTTGAACAGAAGAAAGCCTGTCCTGCCGGGTACCAGTGAACTTCGTTCCAATCCGCGCGCGCGTTCCGCCAAATTGCGCGTCGCCATTCGTTCGGGGTAT